The following DNA comes from candidate division KSB1 bacterium.
GCTCGCCAGTGGCGGCGGCAGCAAGTTGGTGGCAGGCCCACGGTTTGCCGTTCCAGCCTGGAGGAAGCGGCTTGCCCTGTACCACGCGCACATTACCACGACCGGCTGCCCAGGCTTTGGCCACTGTATCGTCCACCGACTCATCATCCAATACGAGGAGCTCAAAATCGGGATACTCCTGTGCGGTCAGGGAGGATACCGCCGCAATGATGTTGTCCTGCTCGTTGCGCGCAGGCACTAACACGGAGACTCTGGGGTGCCCGGCGCCAGGGGCGAAGCGGCTGAGCCGCGGGACGGTCCTCATGTTCGTGACGGCGATCAGGAGCTGGACGCAGACGAAAGCCAGGATTCGCCAGGAATCAATGATGAGTGCCACGCTGTCTTCCCAACCTCAATTCTCTTCGATGGGTAAAAATGAGGAGTCCCAGGTTCACAATTGCTGCGCATAGGAGCGCGCCAAAGCCGGCTCTAATGCAGATAAAGAGGACTGAAACAGTGAAGCCACAGATGACGGCCCAAGCGTCCGGCAGGCGCAAGAGAAACTTGCCACACGCGCACGCACCTCCCAGCACGCTGGGCACTTCCCAGCCAGTGAGGCCAGCCCATACGCCAAAGGTGACAGCGATCCCTTTGCCACCATGCCCAGCCAGCCAGGGCGAAAAGAGGTGGCCCAAAACCGGAGCGACTGCGATGGGCACCAGGTGCCAATTCCATGATGTGGTCCCGTGCGTCCACGGCGGTCCCACTGCTGCCCCCACCGGGATGGCCCCCTTCAAAAAGTCAAGGACACCGCCGGTGACCCCTATCAGCGGTCCGGCCGCCTTGATAGCGTTCGCGGCACCAGGATTGCCATCGCCGACGGTACGCACATCTTTGCCCACCAGCCGTCCAAGCCAGTAGGAGAACATCAATGAACCGCTTAGAAACCCCAGCGCTGTCCAGAGAATCGTGCCCCAAATACTCAGTCGAAACTGCATGGCCTTGACCTTCGCTCGCTCATCGGATCAACACACAGCGGCGCGTCTGCTGCCACCGTGCAGTGCGTGCCTGCACAAAGTAGACACCACTGGGCACGGGTACGCCCGCCCCGCTGCGCCCGTCCCAGGTCAGACAGTGCTCACCGGCAGGTAGCCGTTCCTCCCGCAACACGACCACCTTTTGGCCCGCTGCGTTGTACACCCCGACATGCACCTGTGCGGGCTCTGGGACGGTCAACGTCAGCGAGGTGGCCGAGTTCCATGGATTCGGGTACGGCTCGCTCAGCGCAAAGCCACCTGGGCCTTCACTCCGGTCTGCAGCAATCACGCTGGTGAGATAATCCTCGTAGGCCTGGTGAAGAACCGACAACGCCTGTGCTGCCAGCACCGCCTCGGCCTGGAGCATCTCCTGGGGTGGCGCGGCACCCCCGCGCCACACTACCGTCAGGCTTTCGGCGGTAACAAAGATGGCATCCTCAGCGGGAAAGAGCCTAGCCCAGAATCCACCCCCCTTCCCATCGCGCAATTTGTAGGAGTCAATGTAGTTGCTATTCTCCGTGTAATCGAAAAGGAGGTTTTTGATGGCCAAGGCTGCATCACAAAGAGGCGCGGTGGGCTCGCCGTTCGCCTCCACCGGTGTGTTGCCCACTGGCCAATAGGGTACAGCAATGGCACCTGCGGGTTGCCCCAGGATGGCCCACATCGTGCTGGACCGCGCCGGCTCTCCAGGAAGCACTCCCTGGATGACCGCCGCCGACACGGAGGTGGAGCGGCAGATGCTCAGGTAGCAATAGATGTAGCCGAACGGTCTGTTGCTCAGCCACCGCGCTGGAAAGGGTACAGGCACCGAATTGCTGTTGCCGTCAGAAAAGTCGCGCATCTGGGTGCGGATGATGCTGCGATAGCTTAGGCTGTCCCCGCCGTAAAAGTCCCCTATCAGCTTCAGACTGCGATGGTAGCGTTCGATCCCGCTGGTCCCGCCACCGTGTAAAGCAAAGTTGGTGCGCACCACGTAGCCGTGCGGAGCGACTAAGGAGTCGTTGGCGTCGTACTTCCAGTACTGGTTGCCAGCTGTCTCGAAGATGGCGGCGGCCCCGGTGCTGTCGATGACGGCAAAGTTGGCCTGGGTGGTGCGACCAGTGAGGTTGGTGCGGTCCAACAGTGCCTGAAACTCCGCCACGGTGGCACAGCTGCCCAGCGCCTCCTTCATCAAGGTGCCGTTTCCTGGACCACTGGAGCCAGCCTGCAGGTCGCTGGACTGAGAGTTCAAGATGGCAAAGCCTCTTTCGTTCACCCCCATCCATGGGGTCGTACTGCCGGCGCTGACCACGGCGACAAAAGAGTAGCTCGCGGTAGTCACCCATCTGACTTCGTTGTGCGCCTGGTCGGCGTCGCGGGTCTTCCATACCAGAGGGCGCCCATCCTGCGTCGCACGGCCGGACGCCACACCGATGGTGCACTCGTCGGCTCCCACACAGGCTCTCTTGCCACACGGCGCGGGGCCCCAAAACCACCCCGCGATGAAGACCAGGATCATCAATTTCCTCATGCACTGTTTCCTGCCGGACTCTCGCCTCCTCTCCTGCTTGCCTCTCCCCTACCCACGAGGTCCCCACGCACCCCCAATAGGAGGCTTCTTGGCTTTGCCTTGAGGTCGCGCTGATGTGGCGCCTGCTTGTCGAGCACCGCGGTTCCTATATGCATGCAGCTGGTGGGTGCTCGTGCTTGCCTGCATCAACCGGGCGGGCTCGTTCGCGCCATTGACACAAGCCGGCGGTGGCTGTTTTTCCCCGGTTCCACCACGTCCATAATCCTAAACGATTGAATCCGGCTTGTTCTCAGGCGACCACGGCCAGAACGAAGCAGAGGGCGGTAAGGGCAATGACTACAAAAGTCGCAAAGCGGAGGCCGCCACGGGTGGTGCTCTTTCGCTGTGGCCCAACCGTTTGGGCAAGCAGAAAGCCGCTGCCAAAACCCACCACGTGCGCCACGTTGTTCACGCCAGGCATGAAGAAGCCCATGGCCAACAGGACCATCGCCCACACAAGGAGCTGGCGATAAAGCAGGGGCCCCAGCAGCCCACTTTGACGCCGGCCATAGCTCACTAAAGCCCCCATCAGCCCGAAAATTGAGCCCGAAGCCCCTATGGTGAAAGCGACTCCAAGGAGACCGGAAAAGAGCATCCCCGTCGCCCCGGACACAGTGAAGAGCAGAAGCAGACGAGGTGTGCCGAACAGGTCCTCAACCATCGGCCCCAGTTGCCGGATCCAGAGGAGATTGAAGATGAGGTGGAGCAGGCTACCATGGAGATAGATGGCGGTGATGAGGGTCCACCAACGGCCGCGGAACAGCGCCACGGCCCCGGTCATGCCAAGGCGCTCCAGACTGCCCATACTGGGGGCAAGAAAACCAGCGAGCCCGCGGGGGTGGAGGAGCGCCCCAGGATCAATCAGTAAGCTCAGCACATACAAGACGGCGCACATGAGGATGAGGGCCGGTACCGCCCTTAGTTCCCCGCCGAACGCCTGGCGCACCCATCGCCGCGCGCCCCCAGCTCCCGGACGCTTTTGCCCACAGTGAATGCAGAACTCGGCGTCCGCGCTCACCAGCTTGCCGCACCGCGGACAAAGAACAGCGCTCGCTCTGCTTCTGTTCGCCATACGTCGACCTTTTGCCCCTCAGTTGCGGCTCAGAGGGGGGAGTTGACTGATCACCACAAGCCGCTCACTCTTTGCACCGGTCAGGCAGTAGGATTGCTCATCGTGGAAAAACCACCGGCACACGCCCCACCTGGTCTGGGTGCGTCGCACCCATTGCACCTTTACCCGTGGTCTGCGGCGCAACAGAGCGAGGCGCGACAGCTCAACTCCGTACACCAGCCTGGACAGGATCCAGCCGACAAGTGCCGCTGCGGCCCTCATTTTTGCCCGGCGACTATACACCAAACACCTCACCTCAAGCTACGCAAGCGTCTCCGTTCAATTTCCTCGAGGCAATATAGGAAATCCCCACCATGAATGCAAGGAAAATCCTGCTTGAACTGCCGCGTGAAGGGAAGACCCTCAGGAGCTCCACGGTGGGGACGAGCGCATAGCGAGACGTGGCTGAAAGCGCTCATGCTGCGGTGGCAATCAAGGCTGCACACCGATGCCACCCCCATTTCAGCGGCGTAGCTGTGGTGCCGTTCCAATGTTCAGGGGATCGGGACATCGAGGGCGCCTCATCGGTGCCTTTTAGGGTCAGATATGGGGTCTCCTGATGACTCGGGTCTTACCGGCAACGACTGGGGGTTGTCGTACGAGCGCTTCCCCACGTGCTTGTCAAACAACTCCTTGTAAACGTGGAAAATTGCCTTGCATTTCAACGCGAATTTCCCTATATTAAAAACAAACGTAAGATCACCAAGCAGAAAGGAGGTTGGCCACTGGATGCCGAAAGTAAGAGTCCGCGAGGGCGAGAGTTTTGAGAAAGCCCTGAAGAGATTCACCAAGGCTTGTGAGAAGGCTGGACTGATGGCGGACATTAAGAAGCACCAGCACTTCGAGAAGCCGAGCGAGCGGCGGAAACGCAAGCTCAATGCTGCGCGGCGCAAACAGCGCAAGCTGATGCTCATGGAGAACCGTTGAGGGCTAGCTCTCGCCCCCCAGGTGAATGGCCGTGCGCAGATGACCCTGAGACGGCCTGGGCAGGAGAACTGGGGGGAGCGTAAGAGAGCTGAGGAGCGCGAGGTTGAACCTGCAACAACAGCTGATGGAAGATATGAAGGCGGCCATGAAGGCCGGGCAAAAGGAACGGTTGGCCGCTATTCGTATGGTGCGGGCCCAGCTCAAGGACGCAGAGATCGCCAAAGGTGGGGCGCTGTCGCCAGAAGAGGAGCTCAAAGTCCTCAGCGCTGCGGTGAAGAAGCGGAAGGAATCGATCACTGCGTTCGAGGCAGCGGGGCGACACGATCTTGTTGCACGGGAAAAGGAGCAACTGGCGGCGATCGAGTCGTACCTGCCCCAGCAGCTGTCCTCGCAGGAGATCGAGCGGGAGTTGGACGCCATCATTGCGCAGGTGGGTGCTGTGAGCGCCAAAGACCTGGGCAAGGTGATGGCCGAGGCCATGAAACGGTTGCGGGGCCGCGCCGACGGTAAGGTGGTCCAGGAGCTGGCGCGACGCCGTCTTGGCTAACCCCGAACGCTGCCGCCGAGAGAGTGAACAAGTGGAGTAGTCAACATCCCCTGGTTCACTTTTTTCGTTTTGGGCTATGCGGTGGGGAGGAGGTGGACAGTCATGAACTACTTTGACATCAGCATCCTGACCATCATCCTGGTTTTCATCGTGGTGGGCTTCCGCAAAGGGCTGTTGGCCGAGGTAGTGGGGTTGTTGGGCATCGCCGTAGCTCTGGTGCTTGCCGTACGCTACGGCCCAGAGGCAGGCCGCCTCTTCGTGCGACGCACCCATCTGCCCGAGCTGCTCGGCGTCTTTATCGGCTTCGCCGTCGTCTTCGGCGGAGTGTGGATGTTCTTCCACATGTTCAAAAGCGCCCTGGAGAAGGTGCTCTCACCCATGGCCATCAAGTGGGTCGATAAGCTTGGCGGCCTCTTCTTAGGGGCGGTGGAGGGCGTCGTGGTGGCCAGCATCCTCATTTTCCTCTTCTCCCTCACCCCCTTGGCCGGAGCGGTGGAAGAGGACATCGAGCGCTCGCAGCTGTACCGGCCTACCGAACGGGTAGCACCGGCTCTGTTTGATGCCGCACGCCGCATGGTGCCTTTGGAGAAGACTTTTGCTCAGCTCAAAGGCAACATGGTGGAGAGAATCGAGCGGAGTGGCGCGACCCAGGTCATTGAGCAAGCAAAGCCCCAGTTGCCGCCGCGCCAGCAGGCTAGACGTCCTTCGCGTTCCACTAGCTCAGGCGGTGGCGAGCGCGGGCGCCCGTAACCCCCATGTCTCTATGCTGTGGAACAAAGTCAGCGCCCTACTAGAATTCGA
Coding sequences within:
- a CDS encoding glycerol-3-phosphate acyltransferase; protein product: MQFRLSIWGTILWTALGFLSGSLMFSYWLGRLVGKDVRTVGDGNPGAANAIKAAGPLIGVTGGVLDFLKGAIPVGAAVGPPWTHGTTSWNWHLVPIAVAPVLGHLFSPWLAGHGGKGIAVTFGVWAGLTGWEVPSVLGGACACGKFLLRLPDAWAVICGFTVSVLFICIRAGFGALLCAAIVNLGLLIFTHRRELRLGRQRGTHH
- a CDS encoding CvpA family protein, which produces MNYFDISILTIILVFIVVGFRKGLLAEVVGLLGIAVALVLAVRYGPEAGRLFVRRTHLPELLGVFIGFAVVFGGVWMFFHMFKSALEKVLSPMAIKWVDKLGGLFLGAVEGVVVASILIFLFSLTPLAGAVEEDIERSQLYRPTERVAPALFDAARRMVPLEKTFAQLKGNMVERIERSGATQVIEQAKPQLPPRQQARRPSRSTSSGGGERGRP
- a CDS encoding rhomboid family intramembrane serine protease encodes the protein MANRSRASAVLCPRCGKLVSADAEFCIHCGQKRPGAGGARRWVRQAFGGELRAVPALILMCAVLYVLSLLIDPGALLHPRGLAGFLAPSMGSLERLGMTGAVALFRGRWWTLITAIYLHGSLLHLIFNLLWIRQLGPMVEDLFGTPRLLLLFTVSGATGMLFSGLLGVAFTIGASGSIFGLMGALVSYGRRQSGLLGPLLYRQLLVWAMVLLAMGFFMPGVNNVAHVVGFGSGFLLAQTVGPQRKSTTRGGLRFATFVVIALTALCFVLAVVA
- the rpsU gene encoding 30S ribosomal protein S21; the protein is MPKVRVREGESFEKALKRFTKACEKAGLMADIKKHQHFEKPSERRKRKLNAARRKQRKLMLMENR
- a CDS encoding T9SS type A sorting domain-containing protein, whose protein sequence is MRKLMILVFIAGWFWGPAPCGKRACVGADECTIGVASGRATQDGRPLVWKTRDADQAHNEVRWVTTASYSFVAVVSAGSTTPWMGVNERGFAILNSQSSDLQAGSSGPGNGTLMKEALGSCATVAEFQALLDRTNLTGRTTQANFAVIDSTGAAAIFETAGNQYWKYDANDSLVAPHGYVVRTNFALHGGGTSGIERYHRSLKLIGDFYGGDSLSYRSIIRTQMRDFSDGNSNSVPVPFPARWLSNRPFGYIYCYLSICRSTSVSAAVIQGVLPGEPARSSTMWAILGQPAGAIAVPYWPVGNTPVEANGEPTAPLCDAALAIKNLLFDYTENSNYIDSYKLRDGKGGGFWARLFPAEDAIFVTAESLTVVWRGGAAPPQEMLQAEAVLAAQALSVLHQAYEDYLTSVIAADRSEGPGGFALSEPYPNPWNSATSLTLTVPEPAQVHVGVYNAAGQKVVVLREERLPAGEHCLTWDGRSGAGVPVPSGVYFVQARTARWQQTRRCVLIR
- a CDS encoding GatB/YqeY domain-containing protein, which encodes MNLQQQLMEDMKAAMKAGQKERLAAIRMVRAQLKDAEIAKGGALSPEEELKVLSAAVKKRKESITAFEAAGRHDLVAREKEQLAAIESYLPQQLSSQEIERELDAIIAQVGAVSAKDLGKVMAEAMKRLRGRADGKVVQELARRRLG